From Solanum lycopersicum chromosome 8, SLM_r2.1, the proteins below share one genomic window:
- the LOC138337828 gene encoding protein FAR1-RELATED SEQUENCE 2-like — translation MFRIRVFNSEHTCPLKDGVHSDCRATSSLIGGIIAPKLRNHKRKYSPNDIKDDIKLDLGIDINYMLAWRSKEKALESIMGQPAASYGKLLGYLYTLDKTYPGSHIRMQKTPNDEFLYVFIALDAFIKGFDHCRPIVVVDASHLKSAFTGAFVSASTMDGAGNILPLAYGVIDSKNDASWTWFFEQFKEAYGERENMCVVSDRHNSIIKVVSIVYNNVQHYTCIWHLWANVCKNFRKANDQLSEVFYAMAKAYTQSDFDKLMKRVEQFDVRVKNYLEMVGYEKWARLYAPVPRGWVMTSNIAECINSTLVAARELPIFDFLEQVRLMFARWNCTNRKNASCTFTLLGKKFQEMLLLNESKSGRMMVAPSTDYVYSVSDEGKSYIVCLEKKTCSCNMFQVDGIPCSHAWSVLNKNRMLLEEYCSEFYKRGTILKTYEVPIYPLPDKGEWNIPEHIATEVVLPPKFKRPPGRPKKQR, via the exons ATGTTCAGAATTAGAGTTTTTAACTCTGAACATACATGTCCTTTGAAGGATGGAGTGCATTCAGATTGTCGAGCAACAAGTTCGTTGATTGGAGGAATAATAGCACCTAAATTGAGGAATCATAAGAGGAAGTACAGTCCAAATGAtattaaagatgacattaaGTTGGATTTGggtattgatattaattacaTGTTGGCATGGCGATCAAAGGAGAAGGCATTAGAATCTATCATGGGGCAACCAGCTGCGTCTTACGGGAAGCTACTAGGATACTTGTATACATTGGATAAGACGTATCCTGGTTCACATATACGAATGCAGAAAACACCTAATGAcgaatttttgtatgtttttataGCGCTGGATGCTTTTATAAAGGGATTTGATCATTGCAGGCCAATTGTTGTTGTAGACGCCAGCCACCTCAAATCAGCATTCACTGGTGCATTCGTATCAGCCAGCACTATGGATGGAGCAG GGAATATATTACCTTTGGCATACGGAGTTATAGATTCGAAAAATGATGCTTCTTGGACATGGTTCTTTGAACAATTCAAAGAAGCCTATGGAGAAAGAGAGAATATGTGTGTAGTATCTGACCGACATAATAGCATAATTAAGGTTGTATCTATTGTATACAACAATGTCCAACATTACACCTGCATATGGCACTTGTGGGCTAATGTATGTAAGAATTTTCGAAAAGCAAATGATCAATTGAGTGAAGTATTCTACGCTATGGCAAAGGCATATACTCAAAGTGATTTTGATAAGCTAATGAAAAGGGTTGAGCAGTTTGATGTAAGGGTTAAGAATTACTTGGAGATGGTTGGATATGAGAAGTGGGCAAGGTTGTATGCACCAGTTCCTCGTGGTTGGGTTATGACATCGAATATTGCAGAGTGCATCAATTCGACGTTAGTAGCAGCAAGAGAATTACCAATATTTGACTTTCTTGAACAAGTGCGATTGATGTTTGCTAGATGGAATTGCACAAATCGGAAAAATGCATCATGCACATTCACACTGCTTGGGAAGAAGTTTCAAGAGATGCTTTTGCTTAATGAATCAAAATCGGGGCGTATGATG GTTGCCCCGTCAACTGATTACGTTTATTCCGTAAGTGATGAAGGGAAGAGTTATATTGTATGCTTGGAAAAAAAGACTTGCAGTTGCAACATGTTTCAAGTTGACGGTATACCGTGCTCACATGCGTGGAGTGTGTTGAATAAAAATCGCATGCTTCTGGAAGAATATTGTTCAGAATTTTATAAGCGAGGAACAATATTGAAAACATATGAAGTCCCTATATATCCTCTACCTGACAAAGGTGAATGGAACATACCTGAACACATTGCTACCGAAGTTGTGTTGCCACCAAAATTCAAGCGACCTCCAGGAAGGCCAAAAAAGCAACGTTAA